A genomic region of Trifolium pratense cultivar HEN17-A07 linkage group LG3, ARS_RC_1.1, whole genome shotgun sequence contains the following coding sequences:
- the LOC123914077 gene encoding probable disease resistance protein At5g63020 isoform X1 encodes MDDMEIYDAEETIISEVIESLVQLKVFRYSKNILCRPRDDIVQGEISLLEKLESLPKLEELSIRLTSITSVRRLLHSTKLRGCSRRLKISFYGSYNKVLDTLEMSSLLASMSEMTHLDYIHLFSISNLMDGSPVTDKCHLGRLRTVCIYVCGSITHLTWLRYAPLLEYLVVCGCNSIEQVVKDDDEEAGSKSKNDNIFINLRDLCLQHMSELVSIHKRALAFPSLKRILVIGCPNLRKLPLNSSFASKDNLIAIQGETEWWDNLEWDDRIIEHLLRPKFQYVKALDEDYLYL; translated from the coding sequence ATGGATGATATGGAAATCTATGATGCTGAAGAAACCATTATATCGGAAGTAATAGAAAGTCTTGTACAATTAAAGGTGTTTAgatatagtaaaaatattttatgtagACCTAGAGACGACATTGTACAAGGAGAGATATCACTACTAGAGAAGTTGGAATCCTTACCAAAATTGGAGGAACTGAGCATCCGTCTAACTTCCATCACCAGTGTGCGGAGACTACTTCACTCCACCAAATTACGAGGTTGCTCAAGACGTCTCAAGATTTCTTTTTATGGGAGTTATAATAAGGTGCTAGACACACTTGAAATGTCATCATTATTAGCATCCATGTCAGAAATGACGCATTTGGACTACATACATCTTTTTAGCATAAGCAACCTCATGGATGGTTCACCGGTTACTGACAAATGCCATCTTGGCAGGCTTCGCACAGTGTGCATATATGTTTGTGGTTCAATAACTCATTTGACGTGGTTGAGGTATGCTCCTCTTCTCGAGTATCTTGTTGTTTGTGGTTGTAATTCAATTGAACAGGTGGTGaaggatgatgatgaagaagctGGCTCAAAGTCcaaaaatgataatatattcATAAATCTTAGAGATCTTTGCCTTCAACATATGTCAGAGCTAGTGAGCATCCACAAGAGAGCTTTGGCTTTTCCTTCCCTAAAACGTATTCTTGTAATTGGTTGCCCTAATCTGAGGAAGCTTCCTCTCAATTCCAGCTTTGCTTCCAAGGACAACTTGATTGCAATCCAAGGAGAGACCGAGTGGTGGGACAATTTAGAATGGGATGATAGAATTATTGAACACTTACTACGGCCTAAATTTCAATATGTAAAGGCTTTGGACGAAGATTATCTCTATTTGTAA
- the LOC123916616 gene encoding vesicle-associated protein 4-2-like translates to MAVADPKPHSEPKVWNFFKLPFRHSNTSSTNTSSSSAANNNNLHHHHQQLHHHNPNSNTHNNPLEGSTSHTSNSVSSVARSLLPTRRRLKLDPSTKLYFPYEPGKQVRSAIRIKNTSKSHVAFKFQTTAPKSCFMRPPGAILAPGESIIATVFKFVEQPENNEKPEKSGLKFKIMSLKVKGLIDYVPELFDEQKDQVAVEQILRVVFLDPERPSPILEKLKRQLADADAALEARKKPAEDAGPKIIGEGLVIDEWKERRERYLAKQQGDVVVDSV, encoded by the exons aTGGCCGTAGCTGATCCCAAACCTCACTCCGAACCTAAGGTATGGAATTTCTTCAAGCTTCCTTTTCGCCATTCAAACACTTCTTCCACCAACACGTCTTCTTCTTCTGCTGctaacaacaacaaccttcatcatcatcatcaacaacttcACCACCATAACCCTAACAGTAACACTCACAACAATCCTCTCGAAGGTTCAACTTCTCATACTTCCAATTCAGTTTCTTCTGTTGCTAGATCGCTTCTTCCAACACGACGTCGTCTTAAGCTTGATCCTTCTACCAAGCTTTACTTCCCTT ATGAGCCAGGAAAACAGGTTAGGAGTGCCATCAGGATTAAAAACACCAGTAAATCTCATGTAGCTTTCAAG TTTCAAACAACTGCACCAAAAAGCTGTTTCATGCGTCCTCCTGGGGCAATCCTTGCACCTGGCGAGAGTATCATAGCAACTG TGTTCAAGTTTGTAGAGCAACCGGAAAATAATGAAAAGCCTGAAAAAAGTGgactcaaatttaaaataatgagTTTGAAGGTCAAGGGTTTAATTGATTACGTCCCCGAGCTG TTTGATGAGCAGAAGGACCAGGTAGCAGTTGAGCAGATTTTGCGAGTTGTTTTTCTAGATCCAGAGCGTCCAAGTCCT ATTTTGGAAAAACTGAAGCGGCAGCTGGCTGATGCTGATGCCGCCCTTGAAGCACGGAAGAAACCTGCAGAAGATGCGGGTCCTAAAATTATTGGGGAAGGGCTTGTCATAGACGAATGG AAAGAGAGGAGGGAAAGATACCTTGCTAAGCAGCAGGGCGACGTGGTTGTAGATTCTGTTTAG
- the LOC123914077 gene encoding uncharacterized protein LOC123914077 isoform X2, with the protein MDDMEIYDAEETIISEVIESLVQLKVFRYSKNILCRPRDDIVQGEISLLEKLESLPKLEELSIRLTSITSVRRLLHSTKLRGCSRRLKISFYGSYNKVLDTLEMSSLLASMSEMTHLDYIHLFSISNLMDGSPVTDKCHLGRLRTVCIYVCGSITHLTWLSIRFRGLPNWCVTNE; encoded by the exons ATGGATGATATGGAAATCTATGATGCTGAAGAAACCATTATATCGGAAGTAATAGAAAGTCTTGTACAATTAAAGGTGTTTAgatatagtaaaaatattttatgtagACCTAGAGACGACATTGTACAAGGAGAGATATCACTACTAGAGAAGTTGGAATCCTTACCAAAATTGGAGGAACTGAGCATCCGTCTAACTTCCATCACCAGTGTGCGGAGACTACTTCACTCCACCAAATTACGAGGTTGCTCAAGACGTCTCAAGATTTCTTTTTATGGGAGTTATAATAAGGTGCTAGACACACTTGAAATGTCATCATTATTAGCATCCATGTCAGAAATGACGCATTTGGACTACATACATCTTTTTAGCATAAGCAACCTCATGGATGGTTCACCGGTTACTGACAAATGCCATCTTGGCAGGCTTCGCACAGTGTGCATATATGTTTGTGGTTCAATAACTCATTTGACGTGGTTGAG CATAAGATTTAGAGGCCTTCCTAATTGGTGTGTGACCAATGAGTAA